A genomic segment from Antedon mediterranea chromosome 6, ecAntMedi1.1, whole genome shotgun sequence encodes:
- the LOC140051021 gene encoding GTP:AMP phosphotransferase AK3, mitochondrial-like isoform X2 — MNIRFRFILILLSVTPTMISKIFKAVIMGPPGAGKGTISSRIVRDFGLKHLSSGDLLRSQITEKTGFPRTVPQAEALMKEQEINTVINLDIPFDEIVKRLESRWVHLESGRVYNLLWSPPKVEGKDDVTGENLIQRDDDKPATVRARLETYNKQTTPVTEFYRKHNLLQTFSGTETDKIWPEVYKFLSNHIKPIN; from the exons atgAACATTAGgtttagatttattttaattttactttctgtTACTCCAACCATGatttctaaaatatttaaagcGGTTATAATGGGACCCCCTGGTGCTGGCAAGGGTACCATATCTTCAAGAATAGTCCGTGATTTTGGTTTAAAACACTTGTCAAGTGGTGACCTATTGCGTTCACAGATCACGGAGAAAACCG GTTTTCCAAGAACAGTACCACAAGCAGAAGCCCTGATGAAGGAACAAGAAATTAACACTGTAATCAATTTAGATATTCCTTTTGATGAAATTGTAAAAAGGCTTGAAAGTCGCTGGGTACATCTTGAAAGTGGGCGAGTTTATAACTTATTGTGGAGTCCACCAAAAGTTGAG GGAAAAGATGACGTTACTGGTGAGAATTTAATACAACGTGATGATGATAAACCAGCGACTGTACGGGCAAGACTAGAAACGTATAACAAACAGACAACACCTGTGACAGAGTTCTATAG GAAACATAACTTACTGCAAACTTTCAGTGGAACAGAAACTGACAAGATTTGGCCAGAGGTGTACAAGTTCCTTAGCAATCATATCAAACcaataaattaa
- the LOC140051021 gene encoding GTP:AMP phosphotransferase AK3, mitochondrial-like isoform X1 — translation MNIRFRFILILLSVTPTMISKIFKAVIMGPPGAGKGTISSRIVRDFGLKHLSSGDLLRSQITEKTAAGVKADDFIQKGHLVPDDVMVELILNELRNMTSTWLLDGFPRTVPQAEALMKEQEINTVINLDIPFDEIVKRLESRWVHLESGRVYNLLWSPPKVEGKDDVTGENLIQRDDDKPATVRARLETYNKQTTPVTEFYRKHNLLQTFSGTETDKIWPEVYKFLSNHIKPIN, via the exons atgAACATTAGgtttagatttattttaattttactttctgtTACTCCAACCATGatttctaaaatatttaaagcGGTTATAATGGGACCCCCTGGTGCTGGCAAGGGTACCATATCTTCAAGAATAGTCCGTGATTTTGGTTTAAAACACTTGTCAAGTGGTGACCTATTGCGTTCACAGATCACGGAGAAAACCG CTGCTGGTGTAAAGGCCGATGACTTTATACAGAAAGGTCACCTTGTCCCAGATGATGTAATGGTGGAGCTAATTCTGAATGAATTAAGGAATATGACATCTACATGGCTTCTTGATG GTTTTCCAAGAACAGTACCACAAGCAGAAGCCCTGATGAAGGAACAAGAAATTAACACTGTAATCAATTTAGATATTCCTTTTGATGAAATTGTAAAAAGGCTTGAAAGTCGCTGGGTACATCTTGAAAGTGGGCGAGTTTATAACTTATTGTGGAGTCCACCAAAAGTTGAG GGAAAAGATGACGTTACTGGTGAGAATTTAATACAACGTGATGATGATAAACCAGCGACTGTACGGGCAAGACTAGAAACGTATAACAAACAGACAACACCTGTGACAGAGTTCTATAG GAAACATAACTTACTGCAAACTTTCAGTGGAACAGAAACTGACAAGATTTGGCCAGAGGTGTACAAGTTCCTTAGCAATCATATCAAACcaataaattaa